One Meriones unguiculatus strain TT.TT164.6M chromosome 5, Bangor_MerUng_6.1, whole genome shotgun sequence DNA segment encodes these proteins:
- the Cd27 gene encoding CD27 antigen: MAWPPPYWLCMLGTLVRLSATPASKSCPDRHYRTRGGLCCQMCEPGTFFVKDCSQDRTAAQCDPCIPGISFSPGYHTRPHCESCRHCNSGLLIQNCTVTANAKCTCSKGWNCRDQECTDCDPASLTPTRQPSEASSPHPPPTHSSSATQMPEEAGTSWPLHSAADFRQLPDSTVHTHSPSRRPLCSSDCIRVFVTFSSMFLVLILGGILFFHQRRNHGPNVDSGAEPEELCPYRCPREEEGSAVPIQEDYRKPEPASYL, translated from the exons ATGGCGTGGCCACCTCCCTACTGGCTGTGCATGCTGGGGACCTTGGTGAGGCTCTCAGCTACCCCAGCCTCCAAGAGCTGTCCAGACAGACACTACCGGACTCGGGGTGGACTGTGTTGCCAGATGTGTGAACCAG GTACATTCTTTGTGAAGGACTGTAGCCAGGACAGAACAGCGGCTCAGTGTGATCCCTGTATCCCCGGCATCTCCTTCTCCCCAGGCTACCACACCCGGCCACACTGCGAGAGCTGCAGACACTGTAACTCTG GTCTTCTCATTCAAAACTGCACAGTCACGGCCAATGCCAAGTGCACCTGCTCCAAGGGCTGGAATTGCCGGGACCAGGAGTGTACAGACTGTGATCCAGCAAGCCTCACGCCGACCAGACAGCCATCTGAGGCCTCCAGCCCACACCCGCCACCCACCCACTCATCTTCTGCCACAC AGATGCCAGAGGAGGCCGGGACCAGCTGGCCTCTACACAGTGCAGCTGACTTCAGGCAACTTCCTGACTCAACTGTCCATACCCACTCGCCAT CCCGAAGACCTCTGTGCAGCTCAGACTGTATCCGCGTCTTTGTGACCTTCTCCAGCATGTTTCTGGTCTTAATTCTGGGTGGAATCTTGTTCTTCCATCAAAGAAGAAATCATGGACCAA ACGTGGACAGCGGGGCAGAGCCTGAAGAGCTCTGTCCTTACCGCTGCCCCAGGGAGGAGGAAGGCAGTGCCGTCCCCATTCAGGAAGACTACCGGAAGCCGGAGCCTGCTTCCTACCTTTGA
- the LOC132654295 gene encoding tubulin alpha-3 chain — protein MPSDKTIGGGDDSFNTFFSETGAGKHVPRAVFVDLEPTVVDEVRTGTYRQLFHPEQLITGKEDAANNYARGHYTIGKEIVDLVLDRIRKLADLCTGLQGFLIFHSFGGGTGSGFASLLMERLSVDYGKKSKLEFAIYPAPQVSTAVVEPYNSILTTHTTLEHSDCAFMVDNEAIYDICRRNLDIERPTYTNLNRLIGQIVSSITASLRFDGALNVDLTEFQTNLVPYPRIHFPLATYAPVISAEKAYHEQLSVAEITNACFEPANQMVKCDPRHGKYMACCMLYRGDVVPKDVNAAIATIKTKRTIQFVDWCPTGFKVGINYQPPTVVPGGDLAKVQRAVCMLSNTTAIAEAWARLDHKFDLMYAKRAFVHWYVGEGMEEGEFSEAREDLAALEKDYEEVGVDSVEAEAEEGEEY, from the exons AGCCCACTGTGGTCG ATGAGGTGCGCACGGGAACCTACAGGCAGCTTTTCCACCCAGAGCAGCTGATCACTGGGAAGGAAGATGCGGCCAATAATTATGCCAGAGGTCATTATACCATTGGCAAGGAGATTGTCGACCTGGTCCTGGACCGGATCCGGAAACTG GCAGATCTGTGCACGGGGCTGCAGGGCTTCCTCATCTTCCACAGCTTTGGAGGTGGCACAGGATCTGGGTTCGCATCTCTGCTGATGGAGCGGCTCTCGGTGGACTATGGCAAGAAGTCCAAGCTGGAGTTTGCCATCTACCCGGCCCCGCAGGTCTCCACCGCTGTCGTGGAGCCCTACAACTCCATCTTGACCACACACACGACGCTGGAGCATTCCGACTGTGCTTTCATGGTGGATAACGAAGCCATCTATGACATCTGTCGGCGCAACCTGGATATCGAACGCCCCACGTACACCAACCTCAACCGCCTGATCGGGCAGATCGTGTCGTCCATCACGGCCTCGCTGAGGTTTGATGGGGCCCTGAATGTGGACTTAACAGaattccagaccaacctggtGCCATACCCTCGCATCCACTTCCCCCTGGCCACCTATGCCCCAGTCATCTCAGCTGAGAAGGCGTACCACGAGCAGCTGTCCGTGGCAGAGATCACCAACGCTTGCTTCGAGCCAGCCAATCAGATGGTCAAGTGCGACCCCCGCCATGGCAAATACATGGCCTGCTGCATGTTGTACAGGGGGGATGTGGTCCCCAAAGATGTCAATGCGGCTATTGCTACCATCAAGACCAAGCGCACCATCCAGTTTGTCGATTGGTGCCCCACTGGATTTAAG GTGGGCATTAACTACCAGCCCCCCACCGTGGTCCCTGGGGGAGACCTGGCCAAGGTGCAGCGGGCCGTGTGCATGCTGAGCAACACCACTGCCATCGCAGAGGCTTGGGCCCGCCTGGACCACAAGTTTGACCTCATGTACGCCAAGCGTGCCTTTGTGCACTGGTACGTGGGAGAAGGCATGGAGGAAGGGGAGTTCTCAGAGGCCAGGGAAGACCTGGCAGCCTTGGAGAAGGATTATGAAGAGGTGGGCGTGGATtccgtggaggcagaggcagaagaaggggaggagtactga